In a single window of the Ooceraea biroi isolate clonal line C1 chromosome 8, Obir_v5.4, whole genome shotgun sequence genome:
- the LOC105285660 gene encoding structural maintenance of chromosomes protein 1A has translation MPAFLKHIDVENFKSYKGKLTIGPLKSFTAVVGPNGSGKSNFMDAISFVMGEKTSSLRVKRFSELIHGASIGMPVARSASVTAVFELEDGTEKSFMRSVQGSSSEHRINSTLVTSQVYLNELEQLGINVKAKNFLVFQGAVESIAMKNPKERTALFEEISNSGALKAEYERLRTDMLKAEEETQFSYQKKKGIAAERKEAKLEKEEAEKYQRLKEEYVEKQVELQLFRLFHNEKSIENYEVSQKKKQHEIEKIEKKKEKAEELLKDKKKDAAKLGRDLAKIEQDIREVEVEITKKRPTFIKAKERVAHMQKKTESARKSLAQARIADEAHKKDINELQEELRQVEEAKAAYEASIAGQSQLQGRDVQLEDEQVREYNRLKEEAGKQSARYLQLLDSINREQKSDQDRLDNEGRKKTEIENKHKQKGHMRDEALKRVEKLEEHIRTSEAALEDQKKLRADLQSDVGTSKDKIQNLQRELESISEQLGDAKVDKHEVSRTKKKTEIVENFKRLFPGVYDRMYNMCEPIHKRYNVAITKVLGKYMEAIVVDTEKTARQCIQYLKEQYLEPETFLPLDYIQAKPLKERLRNIQEPKNVKLLYDVLHFSPKDIDRAVLFATNNALVCETPEDANKVAYEMDKKTRYDCVALDGTFYQKAGIISGGSLDLAKKAKRWDEKQMSQLKAQKEKLTEELRESLKKSRKESELNTVESQIRGLETRLKYNKSDLSATQKQISDLEVELDGLQNELNMFGPAITAIEKTMAERDQEIQNIKEKMNNVEDDVFASFCEQIGVSNIRQYEERELRSQQERAKKRMEFDNQCNRIYNQLDFEKQRDTESNVLRWERAVQDAEDKLESARQTESNQKAEIDHDEQQMEQLKSSRNAKKMEVDQKEDEIGKARREVGAIAKDIQAAQKQLNAIETKIEQKKAERHAILMQCKMEDIAIPMLHGNMEDIADETSTTNGSETTTDLSISTQQQYERERKITIDYALLPENLKDVEEEDIKKTTEKLTKIINDLQGTIQRIQAPNMKAIQKLYLAKEKLQETNEEFEQSRKKAKKAKTQFEKVKKERHDRFMACFEHVANEIDPIYKSLAKNQSAQAFLGPENPEEPYLDGINYNCVAPGKRFQPMSNLSGGEKTVAALALLFAIHSFQPAPFFVLDEIDAALDNTNIGKVASYIRDKTSSLQTIVISLKEEFYSHADALIGICPDVGECLESKVLTLDFTTYPTHIN, from the exons ATGCCGGCGTTCCTCAAGCACATCGACGTCGAGAACTTTAAATCCTACAAAGGGAAGCTCACCATCGGCCCGTTAAAGTCTTTCACGGCGGTCGTTGGCCCCAATGGATCCG GAAAATCCAACTTTATGGATGCCATCAGCTTTGTTATGGGGGAGAAGACCAGCAGTTTGCGAGTGAAACGGTTTAGTGAACTTATTCATGGCGCATCTATCGGAATGCCAGTAGCGCGAAG CGCTTCAGTGACAGCTGTGTTTGAGTTGGAAGATGGAACCGAGAAGAGCTTCATGCGTTCAGTACAAGGTTCATCTTCCGAGCATCGAATAAACAGTACC cTTGTCACCAGTCAAGTATATCTTAATGAGTTGGAGCAGCTTGGTATTAATGTCAAGGCGAAGAACTTTCTGGTGTTTCAAGGCGCGGTCGAGTCCATAGCGATGAAAAATCCAAAGGAGCGCACTGCACTGTTTGAGGAAATCAGTAATTCCGGTGCGCTAAAGGCGGAATACGAAAG ACTGAGGACGGACATGTTAAAAGCTGAGGAGGAGACTCAATTTTCGTATCAGAAGAAGAAGGGGATTGCTGCTGAGAGGAAGGAGGCGAAGCtggagaaagaggaggctGAGAAATATCAGCGTCTAAAGGAAGAATAT GTGGAGAAGCAAGTGGAGCTGCAACTGTTCCGATTATTTCACAACGAGAAGAGCATTGAGAACTACGAGGTTTCCCAGAAGAAGAAGCAACACGAGATCGAGAAGatagagaagaagaaggagaaggccGAGGAGTTGCTGAAAGACAAGAAGAAGGACGCCGCTAAACTGGGCAGGGATCTCGCTAAGATAGAGCAAGACATCAGAGAGGTGGAGGTGGAGATCACGAAGAAGCGGCCGACGTTCATCAAGGCGAAGGAGCGCGTCGCGCACATGCAAAAGAAAACGGAATCGGCGCGCAAGTCTTTAGCGCAGGCGCGCATCGCGGACGAGGCCCACAAGAAGGACATAAACGAGTTGCAGGAGGAATTGCGACAGGTGGAGGAGGCTAAAGCCGCTTACGAAGCGAGCATAGCGGGACAGTCGCAGCTGCAAGGAAGAGACGTGCAACTCGAGGACGAACAG GTTCGCGAGTACAATCGCTTGAAGGAGGAGGCCGGCAAGCAGTCGGCCAGATACCTCCAGCTTCTCGACTCGATCAATCGCGAGCAGAAGTCGGATCAGGACAGACTGGACAATGAGGGCAGGAAGAAAACTGAGATCGAGAACAAGCACAAGCAGAAGGGCCACATGCGAGACGAGGCGCTCAAGCGCGTGGAGAAGCTCGAGGAGCACATACGAACGTCGGAGGCCGCGCTGGAGGATCAGAAGAAGCTCAGGGCGGACTTGCAGTCCGACGTGGGCACGTCGAAGGACAAGATCCAGAATCTACAGCGAGAACTGGAGAGCATCTCGGAGCAACTCGGCGACGCCAAGGTCGACAAGCACGAGGTGTCCAGGACCAAGAAGAAGACGGAAATAGTGGAAAATTTCAAGCGCCTGTTTCCCGGAGTG TACGATCGCATGTACAACATGTGCGAACCGATACACAAGCGGTACAACGTCGCGATCACGAAGGTGCTCGGCAAGTACATGGAGGCCATCGTGGTGGACACGGAGAAAACGGCCAGACAGTGCATCCAGTACCTGAAGGAGCAGTACCTCGAACCGGAGACCTTCCTCCCGCTCGATTACATACAAGCTAAGCCGCTGAAGGAACGTCTTCG CAACATACAGGAGCCCAAGAACGTGAAGTTACTGTACGACGTGTTGCATTTCTCACCGAAGGACATCGACAGGGCGGTTCTCTTCGCGACCAACAACGCTCTTGTGTGCGAGACTCCCGAGGATGCGAACAAAGTGGCGTACGAGATGGATAAGAAGACTAGATACGAT TGCGTCGCGTTAGACGGTACGTTCTATCAGAAAGCCGGTATAATATCTGGCGGCAGTCTAGATCTGGCGAAGAAGGCGAAAAGATGGGACGAGAAACAAATGTCTCAGTTAAAGGCGCAAAAG gaAAAATTAACTGAAGAACTGAGAGAATCTCTGAAAAAATCGCGCAAGGAATCCGAATTGAATACAGTGGAATCACAGATACGCGGCTTGGAGACTCGCCTAAAGTACAACAAAAGCGACTTGTCTGCAACG CAAAAACAAATTTCGGATCTCGAGGTAGAGTTGGACGGTCTGCAGAACGAACTGAACATGTTTGGC CCTGCGATAACTGCCATCGAGAAAACTATGGCGGAAAGGGATCAAGAAATACAgaatattaaagagaaaatgaaCAATGTCGAGGACGACGTATTTGCCAGTTTTTGCGAGCAAATCGGAGTTTCCAACATCCGCCAATACGAGGAACGAGAATTGAg ATCGCAGCAGGAAAGAGCAAAGAAGAGGATGGAGTTCGACAATCAGTGCAATCGCATTTACAATCAGTTAGACTTCGAGAAGCAACGTGACACAGAAA GCAATGTTTTGCGGTGGGAGCGGGCGGTCCAGGACGCAGAGGATAAGCTCGAGTCCGCCAGGCAGACCGAGTCGAACCAGAAAGCGGAGATCGATCACGATGAGCAACAAATGGAGCAGCTCAAATCGTCCCGCAACGCTAAGAAGATGGAGGTTGACCAGAAGGAGGACGAGATCGGTAAAGCCAGGCGTGAGGTGGGAGCCATAGCGAAGGATATTCAGGCAGCTCAGAAGCAGCTCAACGCGATTGAAACGAAGATCGAGCAGAAGAAAGCCGAACGACATGCGATTTTGATGCAGTGCAAG ATGGAGGACATCGCGATTCCGATGCTGCACGGAAACATGGAGGACATTGCAGACGAAACGAGCACGACGAATGGCAGTGAGACGACTACCGATTTGTCGATCAGCACGCAGCAGCAGTACGAGCGCGAGAGGAAGATCACCATCGACTACGCGCTTCTGCCTGAAAACTTGAAGGATGTGGAGGAAGAAGATATCAAGAAGACCACGGAGAAATTGACGAAAATCATTAACGATTTGCAGGGCACGATACAGCGCATACAAGCTCCGAATATGAAG GCGATTCAAAAGCTGTATCTGGCGAAGGAGAAACTGCAAGAGACCAACGAAGAATTCGAGCAGTCCCGCAAAAAGGCGAAGAAGGCGAAGACGCAGTTCGAGAAAGTGAAGAAGGAGAGGCACGACAGATTCATGGCGTGTTTCGAGCACGTGGCGAATGAGATCGATCCCATCTACAAG AGTCTGGCGAAGAATCAGTCCGCCCAGGCATTCCTCGGGCCAGAAAATCCCGAGGAGCCCTACCTGGACGGCATCAATTACAACTGCGTGGCCCCCGGCAAGCGGTTTCAGCCCATGTCGAATCTGTCCGGTGGAGAGAAGACCGTCGCTGCGCTAGCTTTGCTGTTCGCAATTCACAG